In Cygnus olor isolate bCygOlo1 chromosome 22, bCygOlo1.pri.v2, whole genome shotgun sequence, a genomic segment contains:
- the PTS gene encoding 6-pyruvoyl tetrahydrobiopterin synthase encodes MAPPAARLARLSRAVSFSACHRLHSKSLSDEENLKLFGKCNNPNGHGHNYKVIVTVRGEIDPVSGMVINLTDLKEYMQQAIMEPLDHKNLDKDVPYFAEVVSTTENVAVFIWENLKKLLPMGTLYKVKVYETDQNIVVYKGEEAISEK; translated from the exons aTGGCACCGCCCGCAGCGCGCCTGGCGCGGCTCTCCCGGGCCGTGTCCTTCAGCGCCTGCCACCGGCTGCACAG TAAGTCCCTGAGCGACGAGGAGAACCTGAAGCTGTTTGGGAAGTGCAATAATCCGAATGGCCACGGGCACAACTATAAAG ttataGTCACTGTGCGTGGAGAG aTTGACCCAGTCTCGGGAATGGTTATAAACCTGACAGACCTGAAAGAATATATGCAG caggcTATCATGGAGCCGCTTGACCACAAAAACCTGGATAAAGACGTGCCCTACTTCGCCGAGGTTGTGAG CACCACGGAGAACGTGGCAGTATTCATCTGGGAAAACCTCAAGAAGCTCCTGCCCATGGGAACTCTCTACAAAGTCAAAGTGTACGAAACGGACCAGAACATCGTTGTTTATAAGGGAGAAGAAGCAATCTCCGAGAAGTGA